A region from the Gammaproteobacteria bacterium genome encodes:
- a CDS encoding coproporphyrinogen-III oxidase family protein, which produces MKEYSPNFNKKSRLIKTPEITPQDTASLPEFEPHTLTQRLSDILQVQNDFYPCFDWTFPPPILSPGAQPCPPEELFAEPSIIPGKYSLYLHSPFCETLCNFCYYTVFPGKGINEADRYIDYLLREMQMYAACLQGMQCESIYFGGGTPTHLPTHLLIKVFDGLRKYFDIASDAEITIEAAPGTLPDDKIVLLHSLGVNRMSYGIQTLDEELLAGMNRNYSVDQAKHELQQALRVFHNINVDTMYGFDNEGDDALINTLQQFNSLGIPSLSIYSLDKQRCGTNLNPEGPNKDVLYKKKIEIFTQAKAYLLSEGFQPVLQNIFAKPEKSSYQHQVRRWENLPLVAMGIAAQGYAPQKPYQNSVTIKSYYQCIDEGRLPLTSVDRLTPEMELAREVASRLRFTEVPVEDIFDKYGVNLHAVFGDLISSLSELGLVTCDDGVLKLTPKAAYYNNIIPMLFAPDAFKEELLGLPEEFLENYPIPHVLTRLGKTQSTPIIVRSKVVQQQGSLDGLLGEADWTYPKATHDLHQTVKTEA; this is translated from the coding sequence ATGAAAGAGTACAGTCCTAACTTCAACAAAAAATCACGCCTCATCAAGACCCCGGAGATCACCCCGCAAGACACCGCCAGCCTGCCCGAGTTTGAACCGCACACACTCACCCAACGACTCTCCGACATCCTGCAAGTACAAAACGATTTTTATCCCTGTTTCGACTGGACCTTTCCCCCTCCCATCCTTTCCCCCGGCGCACAACCCTGCCCACCCGAAGAACTATTTGCCGAGCCCTCCATCATCCCCGGCAAATACAGCCTCTATTTGCACAGTCCGTTTTGCGAAACCCTGTGTAACTTCTGCTATTACACCGTGTTTCCCGGCAAGGGCATCAACGAGGCCGATCGCTACATCGACTACCTGCTGCGCGAAATGCAAATGTATGCCGCTTGCCTGCAGGGAATGCAGTGCGAATCCATCTACTTTGGCGGTGGCACGCCCACCCATCTGCCCACCCATCTACTGATCAAGGTGTTCGATGGCCTGCGGAAATATTTTGATATCGCCAGTGACGCCGAGATCACCATCGAGGCCGCACCGGGCACCCTGCCGGATGACAAGATTGTGTTGCTCCACAGCCTGGGTGTGAACCGCATGAGTTACGGTATTCAGACACTGGACGAAGAACTGCTCGCCGGCATGAACCGCAACTACTCCGTCGACCAGGCCAAGCACGAACTGCAACAGGCCCTGCGTGTATTTCACAACATCAACGTCGACACCATGTACGGTTTCGACAACGAGGGAGACGACGCGCTGATCAATACCCTGCAACAATTCAATAGCCTCGGCATCCCCAGCCTGTCCATCTATTCGCTGGACAAGCAACGCTGCGGCACCAACCTCAACCCGGAAGGTCCCAACAAGGACGTGCTGTACAAAAAGAAGATCGAGATCTTCACCCAGGCCAAGGCCTACCTGCTGAGTGAGGGCTTCCAGCCGGTGCTGCAAAACATCTTCGCCAAACCGGAAAAGTCCTCCTACCAGCATCAGGTGCGGCGCTGGGAAAACCTGCCGCTGGTGGCCATGGGTATCGCCGCGCAGGGTTACGCCCCGCAAAAGCCCTACCAAAACTCCGTGACCATCAAATCCTATTACCAGTGCATCGATGAAGGCCGCCTGCCGCTCACCTCGGTGGATCGACTGACACCGGAAATGGAACTGGCCCGCGAAGTCGCCAGCCGGTTGCGTTTTACCGAGGTTCCGGTAGAAGACATTTTTGACAAATACGGCGTCAATCTGCACGCGGTATTTGGCGACCTGATCAGTTCCCTGAGCGAACTTGGACTGGTGACCTGCGACGACGGTGTGCTCAAGCTGACGCCCAAGGCCGCCTACTACAACAACATTATTCCCATGCTGTTTGCCCCAGACGCCTTCAAGGAGGAGTTGCTGGGCCTGCCTGAAGAGTTCCTGGAAAACTACCCCATCCCTCATGTGCTGACCCGGCTGGGCAAGACCCAATCGACCCCCATCATTGTTCGCTCAAAAGTCGTCCAGCAACAAGGTTCGCTCGACGGTCTACTCGGTGAAGCGGACTGGACTTATCCTAAAGCCACACACGACCTCCATCAAACGGTAAAGACAGAGGCTTAA
- a CDS encoding MerR family DNA-binding protein: MTTNRRDIPSEAALTIGQLASAARVNVETIRYYQRIGLVTEPGKPAQGYRRYPAPTVARIRFIKRAQELGFTLHEITELLSLDDGDCCEARTIAEHKRDLIRQRIADLDAMQRELTRLIDDCKENVASQDRCAIIATLARPPKSP, encoded by the coding sequence GTGACTACCAACAGGCGCGACATTCCATCAGAAGCGGCCCTGACCATAGGCCAGCTCGCCAGTGCCGCAAGGGTCAATGTCGAAACCATCCGCTACTACCAGCGCATCGGGCTGGTCACGGAGCCCGGGAAACCGGCCCAGGGCTACCGCCGCTACCCAGCCCCCACAGTGGCGCGCATCCGCTTCATCAAACGCGCCCAGGAACTCGGCTTCACCCTGCACGAGATCACCGAACTGCTGTCACTGGACGATGGTGACTGTTGCGAGGCGCGGACGATAGCGGAACACAAGCGCGATCTCATCCGTCAACGCATCGCCGACCTCGATGCCATGCAGCGCGAACTCACCCGACTCATCGACGACTGCAAGGAAAACGTAGCGAGCCAGGACCGCTGCGCCATCATCGCCACCCTGGCCAGACCACCCAAAAGCCCTTGA
- a CDS encoding mercuric transporter MerT family protein → MAEHFASNNTPNAIKNTSLIAAAVAAIGASLCCVGPLVLLTLGIGGAWIGNLSALEPFRPIFIGVMLLFLGLAFRKLYLVPEACAVGKPCANPVTRRNQRVIYWVVTVLLALLVTFPWYGPYLLD, encoded by the coding sequence ATGGCGGAGCATTTCGCATCCAATAACACACCCAACGCAATCAAAAACACCTCGCTGATCGCGGCTGCGGTGGCGGCCATCGGCGCCTCCCTGTGCTGCGTCGGGCCCCTCGTGCTGCTGACGCTGGGCATCGGTGGTGCGTGGATCGGCAACCTCAGCGCGCTCGAACCTTTCCGGCCCATTTTCATCGGGGTGATGCTGCTGTTTCTGGGGCTGGCGTTTCGCAAGCTATACCTCGTGCCCGAGGCCTGTGCCGTGGGCAAACCCTGCGCCAATCCGGTCACGCGCCGCAACCAGCGCGTCATCTACTGGGTGGTGACGGTGCTGCTTGCGCTACTCGTTACCTTCCCCTGGTACGGGCCTTATCTACTCGATTGA
- a CDS encoding cation transporter — protein MHKLFLIAALSLAVLSSALAGELKTITLAVDKMTCNMCPVTVKKALKQVDGVTEVSARYEGDGISWAKVTFDPAKADVEDLTFATDQAGYPSQLKFSGSNHE, from the coding sequence ATGCATAAATTATTTCTGATAGCGGCCTTGTCTCTGGCAGTCCTCAGCAGCGCGCTCGCCGGCGAACTGAAAACCATCACCCTGGCGGTGGACAAGATGACCTGCAACATGTGCCCCGTCACGGTGAAGAAGGCCCTGAAACAGGTGGACGGCGTGACCGAGGTCAGCGCCAGGTACGAAGGCGACGGCATCAGCTGGGCCAAGGTGACTTTCGATCCTGCCAAGGCCGACGTGGAGGACCTGACCTTCGCCACCGATCAGGCCGGATATCCTTCGCAGCTCAAATTTTCCGGGTCAAACCATGAGTAG
- the merA gene encoding mercury(II) reductase, with protein sequence MSSRCANSAEDPLHVAIIGSGSGAFAAAIKAAEGGARVTLIEGSEVIGGTCVNVGCVPSKIMIRGAHIARLQAAHGFDGIALHTPRIDRPALVAQQQTRVAQLREAKYENILESVPGIELVRGWARFEDAHSLRIDGPGGESCTVTADRILIASGARPALPPIPGLAETPCWSSTEALVAEETPGHLMVIGASVVAVELAQAFRRLGAEVTVLARSTLLSREDAMIGDGLAKVFADEGIQVLLNTTVASVRHDGRRFTLDTADGKQLQGDRLLVATGRAPNTAALALDKAGVETDRGGAIVIDEHLRTSIPHIYAAGDCTNQPQFVYVAAAAGTRAAVNMLGGDAALDLSAMPAVIFTDPQAASVGLTGPQAEAQGLAADSRTLTLDNVPRALANFDTRGFITLVAEKDSGRILGAQLLAAEGGEIIQTAALAIRNRMTVHDLADQLFPYLTMAEGLKLCAQTFTRDVTQLSCCAG encoded by the coding sequence ATGAGTAGCCGCTGCGCGAACAGCGCGGAAGATCCCTTGCATGTCGCCATCATCGGCTCCGGCTCCGGCGCCTTCGCCGCCGCCATCAAGGCCGCCGAAGGGGGCGCACGGGTGACGCTGATCGAGGGCAGTGAGGTAATCGGCGGCACCTGCGTAAATGTGGGCTGCGTGCCTTCCAAGATCATGATCCGCGGTGCGCACATCGCCCGTCTGCAAGCCGCCCACGGCTTTGACGGCATCGCGTTGCACACGCCGCGCATCGATCGCCCCGCACTGGTCGCGCAGCAACAGACCCGCGTCGCACAACTGCGCGAGGCCAAATACGAAAATATCCTAGAGAGTGTCCCCGGCATCGAGCTGGTGCGCGGCTGGGCGCGTTTCGAGGATGCGCATAGCCTGCGCATCGACGGGCCGGGCGGCGAGTCCTGCACCGTAACGGCCGATCGCATCCTCATCGCCAGCGGGGCGCGCCCCGCGCTGCCGCCCATTCCCGGCCTGGCCGAGACACCGTGCTGGTCGTCCACCGAGGCGCTCGTTGCGGAGGAAACTCCCGGCCACCTAATGGTCATCGGCGCCTCCGTCGTAGCAGTGGAGCTGGCGCAGGCCTTCCGCCGCCTGGGCGCGGAAGTCACCGTGCTGGCGCGCTCAACGCTGCTGTCGAGAGAAGACGCCATGATCGGTGATGGCCTGGCAAAGGTCTTCGCCGATGAAGGTATACAGGTCCTGTTAAATACCACCGTGGCATCCGTGCGCCACGACGGCAGGCGATTCACGTTAGACACTGCCGATGGCAAACAACTGCAAGGCGACCGGCTTTTAGTCGCCACCGGCCGGGCACCCAACACAGCGGCATTGGCGCTGGACAAGGCCGGTGTGGAAACGGACCGGGGCGGCGCCATCGTCATCGACGAGCACCTGCGCACCTCGATCCCGCACATCTACGCCGCCGGGGATTGCACCAACCAGCCGCAATTCGTCTACGTGGCCGCAGCCGCCGGCACCCGCGCGGCCGTAAATATGCTGGGCGGCGATGCCGCGCTCGATCTGTCGGCCATGCCCGCCGTGATCTTCACCGATCCGCAAGCGGCCAGCGTCGGCCTGACCGGTCCGCAGGCGGAAGCACAAGGCCTCGCGGCCGACAGCCGCACCCTCACGCTCGACAACGTGCCGCGTGCCCTGGCCAATTTCGACACGCGTGGCTTTATCACACTGGTGGCGGAGAAAGACAGCGGCCGGATTCTCGGCGCCCAGCTGCTGGCCGCCGAGGGCGGCGAAATCATCCAGACCGCCGCGCTGGCCATCCGCAACCGCATGACGGTGCACGACCTGGCCGACCAGCTGTTCCCCTACCTGACCATGGCCGAAGGCCTCAAGCTCTGCGCCCAGACCTTCACCCGCGATGTCACGCAACTCTCCTGCTGCGCGGGGTGA